From Streptomyces asiaticus, one genomic window encodes:
- a CDS encoding ABC transporter ATP-binding protein has translation MTTSTAPSTAPPALSVRDLSVVFRTPTRVVHAVDGLSYDIAAGEVLAVVGESGCGKSVTSTAVMGLLPPTASVGGSVRLGGRELVGADESELRDVRGREIAMIFQEPMTSLNPVLTIGRQVGEVLRRHQGIGRREARERAVDLLDLVGIPAPAQRARDYPHQLSGGMRQRVMIAIAIACDPAVLIADEPTTALDVTVQAGILEVLQSLRERLGTAIVLITHDLGVVADIADRVLVMYAGRGVEQAPVDELFGAPRHPYTRGLLGAVPVPGRRRTEGGRGRLQEIPGLVPSLTEQPDRCTFQPRCSYADERCGEQRPVLRGLRGLRAPRERDERHEGYERDGRSEQAEQSESHEAACWYPVPVHPERPEHPEHPERSEHTERSERPGQEAAS, from the coding sequence ATGACCACGTCCACCGCGCCGTCCACCGCGCCCCCCGCCCTGAGCGTGCGGGACCTGTCCGTGGTCTTCCGCACCCCGACCCGCGTGGTCCACGCGGTGGACGGGCTGTCGTACGACATCGCCGCCGGTGAAGTACTGGCCGTGGTCGGCGAGTCCGGCTGCGGCAAGTCCGTGACCTCCACCGCCGTCATGGGGCTGCTGCCGCCCACGGCGAGCGTCGGCGGCTCCGTCCGGCTGGGCGGACGGGAGCTGGTGGGGGCGGACGAGAGCGAACTGCGGGACGTCCGCGGCCGGGAGATCGCGATGATCTTCCAGGAGCCGATGACCTCGCTGAACCCCGTGCTCACCATCGGCCGCCAGGTGGGCGAGGTCCTCCGGCGCCATCAGGGGATCGGCCGCCGGGAGGCGCGCGAGCGGGCCGTGGACCTGCTCGACCTCGTCGGCATCCCCGCCCCCGCCCAGCGGGCCCGCGACTATCCCCACCAGCTCAGCGGCGGAATGCGGCAGCGGGTGATGATCGCCATCGCGATCGCCTGCGACCCCGCCGTGCTCATCGCCGACGAGCCCACCACCGCGCTGGACGTCACCGTGCAGGCGGGCATCCTGGAGGTGCTGCAATCCCTGCGGGAGCGGCTCGGCACCGCGATCGTGCTGATCACCCACGATCTGGGCGTGGTCGCCGACATCGCCGACCGGGTGCTGGTGATGTACGCGGGCCGGGGCGTCGAACAGGCCCCGGTGGACGAGCTGTTCGGCGCGCCCCGCCATCCGTACACCCGCGGGCTGCTCGGCGCGGTGCCGGTGCCCGGTCGGCGGCGGACGGAGGGCGGGCGGGGGCGGCTCCAGGAGATCCCCGGACTGGTGCCGAGCCTCACCGAACAGCCCGACCGCTGCACCTTCCAGCCCCGCTGCTCCTACGCCGACGAGCGGTGCGGGGAGCAGAGGCCCGTACTGCGGGGGCTGCGGGGGCTGCGGGCGCCGCGCGAGCGGGATGAGAGGCATGAGGGGTACGAACGGGACGGGCGCTCCGAGCAAGCCGAGCAATCCGAGTCGCATGAGGCCGCGTGCTGGTATCCGGTGCCGGTGCACCCCGAACGCCCTGAACACCCCGAACACCCTGAACGCTCCGAACACACTGAACGCTCCGAACGCCCCGGACAGGAGGCCGCCTCATGA
- a CDS encoding ABC transporter permease → MLTRNKLALTGAVAAALLVLIAVGAPLIAPYDPARPDFTAALRPPGWAHWLGTDDLGRDQLSRVVYGVRASLQIGLLAVALAFAAGVPLGLIAGYYGRFADSVVSRLTDTLLAFPFLVLAVGLATILGPSLLNATIAVGVSQIPAVIRITRAETLRLKHLDYVAAAVANGGGDGTVLFRHILPGALSALTVQATVGIPTAIIGEALLSFLGLGVQPPSPSLGVMLSSAQAYIAAAPWMAVFPGLAIIAATLAFNLLGDGLRDILDPQGDSR, encoded by the coding sequence CTGCTGACCCGTAACAAGCTGGCCCTCACCGGGGCCGTGGCCGCCGCGCTCCTGGTGCTGATCGCGGTGGGCGCCCCGCTCATCGCGCCGTACGACCCGGCCCGCCCCGACTTCACCGCCGCCCTCCGGCCGCCGGGCTGGGCCCACTGGCTGGGCACCGACGACCTGGGCCGCGATCAGCTCTCCCGGGTCGTGTACGGGGTGCGGGCCTCGCTCCAGATCGGGCTGCTCGCGGTGGCGCTGGCCTTCGCGGCCGGGGTGCCGCTCGGGCTGATCGCGGGCTACTACGGGCGGTTCGCCGACTCGGTGGTCTCCCGGCTCACCGACACCCTGCTCGCCTTCCCCTTCCTGGTGCTGGCGGTGGGCCTGGCCACCATCCTCGGACCGTCCCTGCTCAACGCCACGATCGCGGTCGGCGTCTCGCAGATCCCGGCCGTCATCCGGATCACCCGGGCGGAGACACTGCGGCTCAAACACCTGGACTATGTGGCGGCGGCCGTGGCAAACGGCGGCGGGGACGGCACCGTGCTCTTCCGCCATATCCTGCCCGGCGCCCTGTCCGCGCTGACCGTCCAGGCCACCGTGGGCATCCCCACCGCGATCATCGGTGAGGCGCTGCTGAGCTTCCTCGGCCTCGGCGTCCAGCCGCCGTCCCCCTCGCTCGGGGTGATGCTCTCCAGCGCCCAGGCGTACATCGCCGCCGCGCCCTGGATGGCGGTCTTCCCGGGCCTCGCGATCATCGCCGCGACGCTCGCGTTCAATCTGCTCGGGGACGGGCTGCGCGACATCCTCGACCCCCAGGGAGACAGCCGATGA
- a CDS encoding ABC transporter permease has product MSYPIRRLGESLITLFLVSVVVFAGVRALPGDTATALAGEEPTPEAIAQIRESYGLDDNIVVQYVRYVRHAATGDLGVSSRTGLPVLDSVMEALPVTLELSALALLLAVVVGVGAGVVAAVRRGRPEEWLVNAVALLGLSVPAFWLGIVLVLAFAIAVPVFAASGFVPFGVDPMENLRHMVLPVIVLGSGLAAVVMRQTRAAMLGSLSADYVRTARAKGLSRRQVIMGHALRNSLVTVVTVLGLQLGHLISGAVVTEQIFVLPGFGKLTIDAVFSRDYAMVQGVVLFTSTAYIVVNLLVDLAYSVIDPRIRLGGAQ; this is encoded by the coding sequence ATGTCGTATCCGATCCGCCGGCTCGGCGAATCGCTGATCACGCTCTTCCTGGTCAGTGTCGTGGTCTTCGCCGGTGTACGGGCGCTGCCCGGCGACACCGCCACCGCGCTGGCCGGGGAGGAGCCGACGCCCGAGGCGATCGCCCAGATCCGCGAGAGCTACGGGCTCGACGACAACATCGTGGTGCAGTACGTGCGCTATGTGCGGCACGCCGCCACCGGCGACCTCGGCGTCTCCTCCCGCACCGGGCTGCCGGTCCTGGACTCGGTGATGGAGGCGCTGCCCGTCACCCTCGAACTGTCCGCGCTGGCCCTGCTGCTCGCGGTCGTGGTCGGCGTGGGTGCCGGGGTGGTGGCGGCGGTCCGACGCGGCAGGCCCGAGGAGTGGCTGGTCAACGCGGTGGCGCTGCTGGGGCTTTCGGTGCCCGCGTTCTGGCTCGGCATCGTGCTCGTCCTCGCCTTCGCGATCGCCGTCCCGGTCTTCGCGGCCTCCGGTTTCGTGCCGTTCGGCGTGGACCCGATGGAGAACCTGCGCCATATGGTGCTCCCGGTGATCGTCCTCGGCTCCGGTCTGGCGGCGGTCGTGATGCGGCAGACGCGCGCGGCCATGCTGGGCTCGCTGTCCGCCGACTACGTGCGCACGGCACGCGCCAAGGGGCTCTCCCGACGCCAGGTGATCATGGGGCACGCCCTGCGGAACAGCCTGGTCACCGTGGTGACCGTGCTCGGACTCCAGCTCGGGCACCTCATCTCGGGCGCGGTGGTCACCGAGCAGATCTTCGTCCTGCCGGGCTTCGGCAAGCTCACCATCGACGCGGTCTTCTCCCGCGACTACGCGATGGTGCAGGGCGTGGTGCTGTTCACCTCCACCGCCTACATCGTCGTCAACCTCCTGGTGGACCTGGCCTATTCGGTGATCGACCCCCGTATCCGGCTCGGAGGTGCGCAGTGA
- a CDS encoding ABC transporter substrate-binding protein codes for MRQRTSGPSDRPPPTRHRPRAAALAARVLWVLVAGATAGCASLASPTAEVGADRMTDPRPARDGGTLTIALKSDPDKLDPTLASTAVGRTVFTAMCEKLYDVDAANRIVPQLAAAPPTTSDGGRTVTVKLRRGVRFADGTRMDAEAVKTSLDRHRTLTGSVRASELKPLTSVQAVGDDTVRLRLAKPYVPLLALLADRAGMVMSPTALKRYGKGFASHPTCVGPFRYAERVVGDRIVLDKDPNYYDADAVHLRRVIYRTITDGNVRLANLQSGDIQVGDQMDPVQVGRALTEPGLQLFHSSSLGYYGLTLNIGNTKGAGAPPGRIDTPIARDVRVREAFDLSLDRDLINTIVFQGRYRPTCGPLPVGTPYATGSRCPARDLAKAKRLLRAAKVTTPVRVRLQISTTPEDNRLGQVIQAMAKEAGFAVSLAPTEFATGLEHSRAGDFQAATTNWSGRLDPAGNIDVFAGTGGAQNYGGLSDPAIDRLIAEGGTTAAKPARKKIYARLVERVRAAHTVLYLIQPTNYVFVTKKVAGLKVFGDGLIRVKDAGYVRGGS; via the coding sequence ATGCGCCAAAGAACGAGCGGACCCAGCGACCGGCCCCCACCCACCCGCCACCGACCGCGCGCCGCCGCCCTCGCCGCCCGGGTGCTGTGGGTGCTGGTGGCCGGCGCCACCGCCGGCTGCGCCTCCCTGGCCTCCCCCACGGCCGAGGTGGGCGCCGACCGGATGACCGACCCCCGGCCCGCCCGCGACGGCGGAACGCTCACCATCGCCCTCAAATCGGACCCGGACAAGCTGGACCCCACCCTGGCCAGCACCGCCGTGGGCCGGACCGTGTTCACCGCGATGTGCGAGAAGCTCTACGACGTCGACGCCGCGAACCGGATCGTGCCGCAGCTCGCCGCCGCCCCGCCCACGACGAGCGACGGCGGCCGCACCGTCACCGTCAAGCTGCGGCGCGGCGTCCGGTTCGCCGACGGCACCCGCATGGACGCCGAGGCGGTCAAGACCTCCCTGGACCGGCACCGGACGCTGACCGGTTCCGTGCGCGCGAGCGAGCTGAAGCCCCTCACCTCGGTCCAGGCGGTCGGCGACGACACCGTACGGCTGCGGCTGGCCAAGCCGTACGTCCCGCTGCTCGCGCTGCTCGCGGACCGCGCGGGCATGGTCATGTCCCCCACCGCGCTGAAGCGCTACGGCAAGGGCTTCGCGAGCCACCCCACCTGCGTCGGCCCGTTCCGCTACGCCGAGCGCGTGGTGGGCGACCGCATCGTGCTGGACAAGGACCCGAACTACTACGACGCCGACGCCGTCCATCTGCGGCGGGTGATCTACCGCACCATCACCGACGGCAACGTCCGGCTGGCGAACCTCCAGTCCGGCGACATCCAGGTGGGCGACCAGATGGACCCGGTCCAGGTGGGCAGGGCGCTCACCGAACCCGGGCTCCAGCTGTTCCACTCCTCCTCGCTGGGCTACTACGGACTGACCCTCAACATCGGGAACACCAAGGGCGCGGGGGCGCCGCCGGGCCGGATCGACACCCCGATCGCTCGGGACGTACGGGTGCGCGAGGCGTTCGACCTCTCCCTGGACCGCGACCTGATCAACACCATCGTCTTCCAGGGCCGCTACCGGCCCACCTGCGGTCCGCTCCCCGTCGGCACCCCGTACGCCACCGGGTCCCGCTGCCCGGCCCGCGACCTGGCCAAGGCCAAGCGGCTGCTCAGGGCCGCCAAGGTGACCACACCGGTCCGGGTGCGGCTCCAGATCAGCACCACCCCGGAGGACAACCGGCTGGGCCAGGTCATCCAGGCCATGGCCAAGGAGGCGGGCTTCGCGGTGAGCCTGGCGCCCACCGAGTTCGCCACCGGCCTGGAGCACTCCCGCGCGGGCGACTTCCAGGCGGCGACCACCAACTGGTCGGGTCGGCTGGACCCGGCGGGCAACATCGACGTGTTCGCCGGCACCGGCGGCGCCCAGAACTACGGCGGGCTCTCCGACCCCGCCATCGACCGGCTGATCGCCGAGGGCGGCACCACCGCGGCCAAACCCGCCCGCAAGAAGATCTACGCCCGGCTCGTGGAGCGCGTCCGCGCCGCGCACACCGTGCTCTATCTGATCCAGCCCACGAACTACGTCTTCGTGACGAAGAAGGTCGCCGGGCTGAAGGTCTTCGGCGACGGGCTGATCCGGGTGAAGGACGCCGGATATGTGAGGGGAGGGAGCTGA
- a CDS encoding FadR/GntR family transcriptional regulator, which yields MDWRQLRHSTLSRPDALAVGLERLILSGELAPGSRVPPERELAESLGVSRGSVREALRALASRGLVARRPGSGTVVLDPGATPRGDVLASGLEATAELLQVMEVRACIEPSVTARAARRATPSDIVQLHALLDAMRREPTRQEFTDLDRTFHRAIAQYTRNPLLLRLLDRVYEIGEPGRRKTSLSAARRRATIEEHQAILRAIEDRDPEAARAASEAHLDSVLHRIEEQRKKSSDGDVENAGPAPSPG from the coding sequence ATGGACTGGCGGCAACTGCGGCACTCCACCCTGTCGAGGCCGGACGCCCTGGCCGTCGGCCTGGAGCGGCTGATCCTGAGCGGAGAGCTGGCGCCCGGTTCCCGGGTCCCCCCGGAGCGGGAGCTCGCGGAGAGCCTCGGCGTCTCCCGGGGCTCGGTCCGCGAGGCGCTGCGCGCCCTCGCCTCGCGCGGACTGGTCGCCCGGCGCCCCGGCTCCGGCACCGTCGTGCTCGACCCCGGGGCCACTCCGCGCGGCGACGTCCTGGCCTCCGGGCTCGAGGCCACGGCGGAGCTGTTGCAGGTCATGGAGGTGCGCGCGTGCATCGAGCCCTCGGTGACCGCGCGGGCCGCCCGGCGGGCCACCCCCTCCGACATCGTCCAGCTGCACGCCCTGCTGGACGCGATGCGACGCGAGCCCACGCGGCAGGAGTTCACCGACCTGGACCGCACCTTCCACCGCGCCATCGCCCAGTACACCCGCAACCCGCTGCTGCTGCGGCTGCTGGACCGGGTCTACGAGATCGGCGAGCCCGGGCGGCGCAAGACCTCGCTGTCCGCCGCCCGCCGGCGCGCCACGATCGAGGAGCACCAGGCCATCCTGCGGGCGATCGAGGACCGCGACCCGGAGGCGGCCCGAGCGGCCTCCGAGGCGCATCTGGACTCGGTGCTGCACCGGATCGAGGAGCAGCGAAAAAAATCTTCGGACGGGGATGTCGAGAACGCGGGACCGGCTCCGTCCCCGGGGTGA
- a CDS encoding YciI family protein, translating into MAKYLLLKHYRGAPAPVNNVPMDQWTPEEISAHVQYMNDFAARLEKTGEFVDGQALAPEGSWVRYDGEGRPPVTDGPFAETKDLIAGWMVIDVDSHERAVELAGELSAAPGKDGKPIHEWLEVRPFLAAKPSTTECTFK; encoded by the coding sequence ATGGCCAAGTACCTGCTGCTGAAGCACTACCGCGGCGCTCCGGCTCCGGTGAACAACGTGCCGATGGACCAGTGGACGCCGGAGGAGATCTCGGCGCATGTGCAGTACATGAACGACTTCGCGGCCCGGCTGGAGAAGACCGGCGAGTTCGTCGACGGTCAGGCGCTCGCCCCGGAGGGGTCGTGGGTGCGGTACGACGGCGAGGGGCGTCCGCCGGTCACCGACGGTCCGTTCGCCGAGACCAAGGACCTCATCGCGGGCTGGATGGTGATCGACGTCGACAGCCACGAGCGCGCCGTCGAGCTGGCCGGTGAGCTGTCGGCCGCTCCGGGGAAGGACGGGAAGCCGATCCACGAGTGGCTGGAGGTGCGCCCGTTCCTGGCCGCCAAGCCCAGCACCACGGAGTGCACTTTCAAGTGA
- a CDS encoding RNA polymerase sigma factor, producing the protein MNEALIRSLTPGVLGVLVRRGADFAAAEDAVQDALIEAVRVWPADPPRDAKGWLVTVAWRKFLDATRADAARRRREDLVEEEPAPGPAASVDDTLQLYFLCAHPSLTPSSAVALTLRAVGGLTTRQIAQAYLVPEATMAQRISRAKRTVSGVRFDQPGDVATVLRVLYLVFNEGYSGDVDLAAEAIRLTRQLAAAIDHPEVAGLLALMLLHHARRASRTAPDGSLVPLAEQDRSRWDTEAIAEGVEILQAALARDRLGEFQAQAAIAALHADAPTAEETDWVQIVEWYDELAGLTDSPVVRLNRAVAVGEADGPRAGLAALAELDASSPSSSSGGSPLPRHAAVAAYLHERDGDLTTAARLYAEAAHKASNLAERDYLTRQAARLNTGRSH; encoded by the coding sequence ATGAACGAGGCCCTGATCAGGAGCCTCACGCCGGGTGTGCTCGGCGTCCTCGTCCGCCGCGGAGCCGATTTCGCGGCGGCCGAGGACGCCGTACAGGACGCGCTCATCGAGGCGGTCCGCGTGTGGCCGGCCGACCCCCCGCGGGACGCCAAGGGCTGGCTGGTCACCGTGGCCTGGCGCAAGTTCCTCGACGCGACCCGGGCGGACGCGGCCCGCCGCCGGCGTGAGGACCTCGTCGAGGAGGAACCGGCGCCCGGCCCGGCCGCCTCGGTGGACGACACGCTCCAGCTCTACTTCCTGTGCGCCCACCCGTCGCTGACGCCGTCGTCCGCCGTCGCGCTCACCCTGCGCGCGGTCGGCGGCCTCACCACCCGCCAGATCGCCCAGGCGTATCTGGTGCCCGAGGCGACCATGGCGCAGCGCATCAGCCGGGCCAAGCGCACCGTCTCCGGCGTACGGTTCGACCAGCCCGGCGACGTCGCCACCGTGCTCCGCGTGCTGTACCTGGTCTTCAACGAGGGCTACTCGGGCGACGTCGACCTCGCCGCCGAGGCCATCCGGCTCACCCGGCAGCTCGCGGCCGCGATCGACCACCCCGAGGTGGCGGGGCTCCTCGCCCTGATGCTGCTCCACCACGCCCGGCGCGCCAGCCGGACCGCGCCCGACGGCAGCCTGGTGCCGCTCGCCGAGCAGGACCGCTCCCGGTGGGACACCGAGGCGATCGCCGAGGGGGTGGAGATCCTCCAGGCGGCGCTCGCCCGCGACCGGCTGGGCGAGTTCCAGGCCCAGGCCGCCATCGCGGCCCTCCACGCGGACGCGCCCACCGCCGAGGAGACCGACTGGGTGCAGATCGTGGAGTGGTACGACGAGCTCGCGGGCCTGACCGACAGCCCGGTCGTGCGGCTCAACCGAGCGGTGGCCGTCGGCGAGGCCGACGGCCCGCGTGCCGGGCTGGCCGCGCTCGCGGAACTGGACGCGTCTTCCCCCAGCTCTTCGAGCGGGGGATCCCCCTTGCCCCGCCACGCGGCGGTGGCGGCGTACCTCCACGAGCGCGACGGTGACCTGACGACGGCGGCCCGGCTGTACGCGGAGGCGGCCCACAAGGCGTCCAACCTCGCCGAACGCGACTATCTGACCCGCCAGGCCGCCCGGCTCAACACCGGCCGATCTCACTGA
- a CDS encoding calcium-binding protein, translating to MAATATLALALGGAALAAPAAQAAPTTSGSLVHEDGELWYKAAAGQKNNLTVSEQIVSRGEFEEYYVLTFRDKGDITIDPEAANWDECTYPTASDHTVAQCAVEIPQNSDDSDNFDVDLGDGNDTAKIDPNGSAYAGIHGGAGNDVLQGSAAPTFYGEGGNDKIDGGGGVMGFGAYGGDGDDTITNCAQECHGDAGNDTITGGSEDNILRGGTGNDILRGGKGDDTLYGNSGDDVLWGGEGNDTLSGGTGNNEVHQD from the coding sequence ATGGCCGCTACGGCCACCCTCGCTCTCGCCCTGGGGGGAGCCGCGCTCGCGGCGCCCGCCGCCCAGGCGGCCCCGACGACCTCGGGCTCTCTCGTCCACGAGGACGGCGAGCTCTGGTACAAGGCCGCCGCGGGGCAGAAGAACAATCTGACGGTCTCCGAGCAGATCGTCAGCCGTGGGGAATTCGAGGAATATTACGTCCTCACCTTCCGCGACAAGGGTGACATCACCATCGATCCGGAGGCGGCGAACTGGGACGAGTGCACCTACCCGACCGCGAGCGATCACACCGTCGCCCAGTGCGCGGTGGAAATCCCGCAGAACTCCGACGACTCCGACAACTTCGATGTCGATCTCGGTGACGGCAATGACACCGCGAAGATCGACCCCAATGGCTCGGCCTACGCCGGAATTCACGGCGGCGCCGGCAACGACGTCCTCCAGGGCAGCGCGGCGCCCACGTTCTACGGCGAGGGCGGCAACGACAAGATCGACGGTGGCGGCGGTGTCATGGGCTTCGGCGCCTACGGCGGCGACGGCGACGACACCATCACCAACTGCGCGCAGGAATGCCACGGTGACGCCGGGAACGACACCATCACCGGCGGCTCCGAGGACAACATCCTGCGCGGGGGCACCGGCAACGACATCCTCCGTGGCGGCAAGGGCGACGACACCCTCTACGGCAACAGCGGCGACGACGTGCTGTGGGGCGGCGAGGGCAATGACACCCTCTCCGGCGGCACGGGCAACAACGAGGTCCACCAGGACTGA
- a CDS encoding substrate-binding domain-containing protein: MHPTRKAALTAIALLAVATAGCEPGAASTTTHRTSAKPGCPTVVSRAERAVKKAEDVDAPWKGPTTGPEAAGHGKSIVFIAHDLSNPGPAGVAQGVQEAASLLRWSARTLNGQGTPEGYRSAFKKALALKPDGIAIAGFDPGSVADEMKEAKAAGIPVIGWHSAPTPGPDGSPDLFTNVTTRVEDVAKISADWIIARSGGRAGVVLFTDGTVPFAKHKSDLIKKELATCSDVKLLSYRNVPIPEANKRAIGEVRSLLARFGDKWTYSAAINDLYFRHTAAALRAAGKDGAGAPFNIGAGDGDPSAFQRVNGKRFQAATVPEPLTEQGWQIADEFNRAFADKPASGYVPSVHITTAANSGGALSWDSEGYRQAYRKIWGK; encoded by the coding sequence ACGACCCACCGGACCTCCGCGAAGCCCGGCTGCCCGACCGTCGTCTCCAGAGCCGAACGAGCCGTCAAGAAGGCCGAGGACGTGGACGCCCCGTGGAAGGGCCCCACCACCGGGCCCGAGGCGGCCGGTCACGGCAAGAGCATCGTCTTCATCGCCCATGACCTCTCCAACCCCGGTCCGGCCGGAGTCGCCCAGGGCGTCCAGGAAGCCGCGTCACTGCTGCGGTGGAGCGCCCGCACCCTCAATGGCCAGGGCACGCCGGAGGGTTACCGGTCCGCCTTCAAGAAGGCGCTCGCCCTCAAGCCGGACGGCATCGCCATCGCCGGTTTCGACCCCGGCAGCGTCGCCGACGAGATGAAGGAGGCCAAGGCGGCGGGCATTCCGGTGATCGGCTGGCACTCCGCCCCGACCCCGGGCCCGGACGGGAGCCCCGATCTCTTCACCAACGTCACCACCCGGGTCGAGGACGTCGCGAAGATCAGTGCCGACTGGATCATCGCCCGCTCGGGCGGCCGCGCGGGCGTGGTGCTGTTCACCGACGGCACGGTCCCCTTCGCGAAGCACAAGTCGGACCTGATCAAGAAGGAGCTCGCCACCTGCTCCGACGTCAAGCTGCTGAGCTACCGGAACGTGCCGATACCCGAGGCCAACAAGCGCGCCATCGGGGAAGTCCGGTCCCTGCTCGCCCGCTTCGGCGACAAGTGGACGTACTCGGCCGCCATCAACGACCTGTACTTCCGGCACACCGCGGCCGCTCTGCGCGCCGCGGGCAAGGACGGCGCGGGCGCCCCGTTCAACATCGGCGCGGGGGACGGCGACCCGTCGGCCTTCCAGCGCGTCAACGGCAAGCGGTTCCAGGCGGCCACGGTGCCCGAGCCCCTCACCGAACAGGGCTGGCAGATCGCCGATGAGTTCAACCGCGCCTTCGCGGACAAGCCCGCCAGCGGATACGTCCCCTCGGTGCACATCACCACCGCCGCGAACAGCGGTGGCGCGCTGTCGTGGGACTCCGAGGGCTATCGGCAGGCGTATCGCAAGATCTGGGGGAAGTAG